The Rhododendron vialii isolate Sample 1 chromosome 5a, ASM3025357v1 genome contains a region encoding:
- the LOC131327050 gene encoding receptor-like protein EIX2, with translation MLGSLYLEYNLLSGPFPKNIGKLPSLVFLSLSRNQITGSFSDFSVFPSLESLFVENNQLNGTIDRSIGQLHMLKSFSCAFNSLKGIISEAHFSNLSSLRHLDFSYNALTFNFSSDWVPPFQLDVIKFSSCKLGPHFPKWLRTQNNFLVLDISSNGIAGNIPSWLWDLSPRLDYLNLSHNQIIGLLPDLSLRFQKYPTIDLSYNLLTGPIPPVPLNVSSLNLSGNKFRGSLSFLCAITVEKLIYLDLSNNRLSGKLPYCLSRFKEVSILSLANNNFHGKIPSSIGSLSQIQTLNLRNNNLSGEVPSSLKRCTMLSILDLRGNRFTGKVPTWLGTHLTSLIVLILRSNEFNGSIPRQICHLNHIQIVDLSLNRLSRNIPLCFSNFTALVESKNSHASTIFDYGPYVGDGGFVVQFGGTYVANAFVQWKGQDQEYGKNLALLKIIDLSSNRLSGKIPEQVWSLVGLHSLNLSRNTLTGKIVQDIGQMEMLESLDLSANRLSGEIPRSLAHLDFLSVLDLSSNNLSGKIPLSTQLQSFNASSYFGNPKLCGVPLPNKCPGEEKTAESPKDKNIPEDEDSSITQGFYVSMGLGFFFGFWGVFGTILFNSRSRHAFFMFLNHIMDWIYVTIALNRARLQRRL, from the coding sequence ATGTTGGGGAGTTTGTACCTTGAGTATAATCTATTGAGTGGGCCATTCCCAAAAAACATTGGAAAACTTccaagtcttgtttttctttctttgtccaGGAATCAAATTACAGGGTCATTCTCCGATTTTTCAGTGTTTCCATCGTTGGAAAGCTTATTTGTTGAAAACAATCAGTTGAATGGGACTATAGACAGAAGTATTGGACAGCTTCACATGCTTAAGTCTTTCAGCTGCGCTTTCAACTCATTAAAAGGCATAATCTCTGAAGCCCACTTCTCTAACCTCTCCAGTTTGCGGCATTTGGACTTCTCTTATAATGCTCTAACTTTTAACTTCAGTTCTGATTGGGTTCCTCCTTTTCAACTTGATGTTATAAAGTTTTCATCTTGCAAGTTGGGTCCGCATTTCCCAAAGTGGCTTCGaactcaaaataattttttggtgcTTGATATCTCTAGTAATGGAATTGCAGGTAATATTCCCAGTTGGTTATGGGATTTATCCCCGAGATTAGATTATCTAAACCTCTCTCATAACCAGATTATCGGCTTGTTGCCTGATCTATCGTTAAGGTTTCAGAAGTATCCCACAATAGATTTAAGTTATAATCTTCTTACAGGTCCAATACCACCAGTTCCTCTAAATGTATCGTCTTTGAATCTCTCTGGGAATAAGTTCAGAGGCTCGCTTTCTTTCTTATGTGCCATTACTGTTGAGAAGCTCATCTATCTTGACCTCTCAAATAACCGACTATCGGGAAAGCTTCCATATTGTTTGTCCCGCTTCAAAGAAGTATCCATCCTCAGTTTGGCAAATAACAATTTTCATGGGAAAATTCCCAGCTCTATTGGCTCGCTAAGTCAAATCCAAACATTGAACTTGCGGAACAACAACTTATCCGGGGAAGTGCCTTCTTCTCTTAAGAGATGCACGATGCTGAGTATTCTTGACTTAAGAGGAAACAGATTCACAGGAAAAGTACCAACATGGTTGGGAACACACCTGACAAGTTTGATTGTCCTTATTCTTCGATCCAATGAGTTTAATGGAAGCATACCTAGACAAATATGTCATCTGAACCATATTCAAATCGTGGACTTATCCTTGAATCGTCTATCCAGAAATATACCACTGTGCTTTTCCAATTTTACTGCTCTGGTGGAAAGTAAGAATTCTCATGCCTCCACAATTTTCGATTATGGACCATATGTTGGTGATGGAGGTTTCGTTGTGCAGTTTGGTGGTACATATGTAGCTAATGCATTCGTGCAATGGAAAGGACAAGACCAGGAGTACGGGAAAAATCTGGCACTACTGAAGATCATTGATCTTTCTAGCAATAGATTATCCGGAAAAATTCCTGAACAAGTTTGGAGTCTTGTAGGGTTGCATTCCCTGAACCTCTCGAGAAACACTTTGACAGGGAAAATCGTCCAAGATATCGGGCAGATGGAAATGTTGGAATCTCTTGACTTGTCTGCAAACAGACTTTCTGGTGAAATTCCTAGAAGCCTTGCTCATCTCgattttttaagtgttttggACCTGTCAAGTAACAATTTGTCTGGTAAAATCCCTTTAAGCACGCAACTACAAAGCTTTAATGCTTCTTCATATTTTGGGAATCCTAAACTTTGTGGGGTTCCACTTCCCAACAAGTGCCCAGGAGAAGAAAAAACAGCAGAATCTCCCAAAGACAAAAACATTCCAGAAGATGAGGATAGTTCCATTACACAAGGATTTTATGTTAGCATGGGGCTTGGTTTCTTCTTCGGATTTTGGGGAGTTTTTGGTACTATACTTTTCAATAGTCGGTCTCGACATGCATTTTTCATGTTCTTGAACCACATAATGGATTGGATCTATGTGACCATTGCATTGAACCGGGCTAGACTACAAAGGAGGCTTTAG